From the Gramella sp. Hel_I_59 genome, one window contains:
- a CDS encoding YtxH domain-containing protein, which translates to MASTGNTLLALITGAAIGAGVGLLYAPDSGDKTRKKLKDDAQNAQDRLNKKYNETSSNLSEKAKKARTDFEVRLEETLSSASHKADDILSAMESKLEELRKQNSKLQKDKPGTSTGSGNTPNKAVV; encoded by the coding sequence ATGGCAAGTACAGGAAATACATTATTAGCATTAATTACCGGAGCAGCAATTGGAGCTGGCGTTGGTTTACTTTATGCACCAGATAGCGGAGATAAGACTCGCAAGAAACTTAAAGATGATGCTCAGAATGCTCAGGACAGACTAAATAAGAAGTACAACGAAACTTCTTCTAATCTTTCTGAAAAAGCTAAGAAAGCAAGAACAGATTTCGAAGTAAGACTGGAAGAGACTTTATCTTCAGCAAGTCATAAAGCAGATGATATTTTATCTGCAATGGAGTCTAAATTAGAAGAACTTAGAAAACAAAATTCTAAATTGCAGAAAGATAAGCCGGGAACTTCAACTGGATCTGGAAACACTCCAAATAAAGCGGTAGTATAA
- a CDS encoding phage holin family protein, which translates to MAFEKLSNNVDDLNHNIQAFLHSNAEYYKLKAFKQGMKGATSLVRFLIMGFLLSIAGIMLSFAIAIIISQSIGVPSSGYFIVGGFYLIVGVLIYIFGKEPIEKLILQKFSKAVFNDKND; encoded by the coding sequence ATGGCATTTGAAAAGCTTTCGAACAACGTAGACGACTTAAATCATAATATTCAGGCATTCCTGCATAGTAATGCTGAATATTATAAACTTAAAGCCTTTAAGCAGGGAATGAAGGGAGCCACATCGCTCGTTCGTTTCTTAATTATGGGTTTTTTGTTAAGCATTGCCGGGATCATGTTATCCTTCGCTATTGCGATCATTATTAGTCAGTCAATTGGTGTACCCAGCTCCGGTTATTTTATCGTAGGTGGTTTTTACCTCATCGTTGGGGTGTTGATTTATATCTTTGGAAAAGAACCAATAGAGAAGTTAATCCTTCAGAAGTTTTCAAAAGCAGTTTTTAACGATAAAAATGATTAA
- a CDS encoding DUF6327 family protein, which translates to MRVYSSFKDIDKDLKILKLQTEIDKEEIRLSMDHTKDQMTPMSLLGSGVGSIVHKFLSIRAVSKIMGIKRTNMDHEL; encoded by the coding sequence ATGAGAGTTTATTCGTCCTTTAAAGATATCGACAAAGATCTTAAGATCCTGAAGTTACAAACAGAGATCGATAAAGAGGAGATTCGTCTTAGTATGGATCACACCAAAGACCAGATGACACCAATGTCACTGCTGGGAAGTGGAGTAGGTTCGATAGTGCATAAATTTCTATCAATTCGGGCGGTTTCCAAGATCATGGGTATCAAGAGGACTAATATGGACCACGAATTGTAA
- a CDS encoding SPFH domain-containing protein, giving the protein MINLVLIPILVILLLLLIFSGIFVVRQQTSAVVERFGKFTSIRNSGLQLKVPLIDQVAGRINLKVQQLDVLVETKTKDNVFVKLKISVQFQVRKDNVYDAFYKLESPHDQITAYVFDVVRAEVPKMKLDDVFERKDDIAIAVNRELNEAMQSYGYDIIKTLVTDIDPDVQVKAAMNRINAAEREKVAAEYDAEADRIKIVAKARAEAESKRLQGQGIADQRREIARGLEESVDVLNNVGINSQEASALIVVTQHYDTLQAIGEETNSNLILLPNSPQAGSEMLNNMVASFTASNQIGEAMKEQNKKRIEEQKRNNENDS; this is encoded by the coding sequence ATGATAAATCTTGTTTTAATACCCATACTCGTCATTTTACTGTTGCTGCTTATATTCTCAGGAATCTTTGTAGTTCGGCAGCAAACCTCAGCAGTTGTAGAGCGCTTCGGAAAGTTTACCAGCATCCGGAATTCTGGACTGCAATTAAAAGTTCCCCTGATAGATCAGGTAGCAGGAAGGATTAATCTAAAAGTTCAGCAACTTGATGTTCTGGTGGAAACTAAAACCAAGGACAATGTATTCGTAAAGCTGAAAATATCCGTACAGTTCCAGGTTAGAAAAGATAACGTGTATGATGCCTTCTACAAGCTTGAAAGTCCGCATGACCAGATTACAGCCTATGTTTTCGATGTTGTGCGCGCAGAAGTACCTAAAATGAAGCTGGACGACGTTTTTGAACGTAAAGATGACATAGCCATTGCTGTAAACCGTGAATTGAACGAAGCGATGCAGTCTTATGGATATGATATCATCAAAACCCTGGTTACAGATATAGATCCTGATGTACAAGTGAAAGCTGCCATGAACAGGATAAATGCTGCGGAAAGAGAAAAGGTTGCAGCAGAATATGATGCTGAAGCAGATCGTATAAAAATCGTTGCAAAAGCCCGGGCTGAAGCTGAAAGTAAGCGGTTACAGGGACAGGGAATTGCTGATCAGCGACGAGAGATCGCACGCGGACTGGAAGAAAGTGTGGATGTTTTAAACAACGTAGGTATCAATTCCCAGGAAGCCTCGGCCCTGATCGTGGTTACGCAACATTACGATACATTACAGGCTATTGGAGAAGAAACCAATTCAAATCTTATTCTCTTACCTAATTCACCACAGGCCGGTAGTGAAATGCTGAATAATATGGTTGCGTCCTTTACCGCTTCTAATCAAATTGGGGAAGCGATGAAAGAGCAGAACAAAAAGAGAATAGAAGAACAAAAGAGAAACAACGAAAATGACTCATAA